A genomic region of Papaver somniferum cultivar HN1 chromosome 7, ASM357369v1, whole genome shotgun sequence contains the following coding sequences:
- the LOC113296274 gene encoding protein NDR1-like has translation MDATAESESLLVSRLETGESRLSSPVGTSGNSNCPRKIFITFLAIMVLGGILVGVSSLFRGPFIMEPELYIQNFHIPALDVTSNDAGIINTTTIMFGLSFENLNPKQSEIFYDVVNMNLHYYGSNFSLPIGNTSIPEFDQGNVWPTIRVETIQTYGVSWEDARTEIFKGNEAFFRLELHTKYRSSNEPWFVKSRRYDLRIGANVTVNGHGLKSVKQRLKMSTL, from the coding sequence ATGGATGCAACGGCTGAGTCCGAGAGTCTTCTTGTGTCTCGGCTTGAGACTGGTGAGAGCCGTCTGAGTTCTCCGGTGGGCACTTCCGGGAATTCAAATTGTCCACGGAAGATTTTCATTACGTTTCTAGCAATTATGGTTTTAGGTGGAATACTCGTTGGTGTCTCTTCCTTGTTTAGAGGTCCATTTATTATGGAACCGGAGCTATATATCCAAAATTTTCATATTCCGGCTCTTGATGTAACCTCGAACGACGCAGGAATCATAAACACCACAACCATAATGTTCGGTCTCAGTTTCgagaatctaaacccaaaacaatctGAAATTTTCTATGATGTCGTGAACATGAATCTTCACTATTATGGTAGTAATTTTAGTTTACCAATCGGAAATACATCTATACCGGAATTTGATCAAGGGAATGTTTGGCCAACCATTCGTGTTGAGACAATTCAGACTTATGGGGTATCCTGGGAGGACGCTAGGACGGAGATTTTCAAGGGGAATGAAGCTTTCTTTCGGCTCGAGTTGCATACCAAGTATAGGTCTTCTAATGAACCTTGGTTTGTGAAGTCAAGGAGATATGATTTGAGAATAGGAGCTAATGTTACGGTCAATGGTCATGGATTGAAGTCTGTGAAGCAAAGACTAAAGATGTCTACGCTTTAG